TCGCCCAAGCGTCGCCGCCGATATTGTAATCGCCGATAATCGCTACGTCGTATGGCGTGGAGCCTACGTCGGAGCCTTTAGACGTAAATACGTGATCGCGGATCGCGTCGTTCGCGATATGGTGTCCTAACGACTGACTAACGCCGCGAAACCCTTCGCAACTGACGGGAATAACGGGCTTGTTGATTAACGCCGTAGTTTTTTTCGCCGTCGCTTGAATATCGTCTCCGATCAGACCGATCGGGCATTCGGATTGAACCGACACGCCTTTGACGAGCGGAAATAGCTCGTTGATCTCCTCGATCGCTTTGGTCAGTTTCTTATCCCCGCCGAAAACGATGTCGCGCTCTTGAAAATCGGTGGTGAAATTCATCGTAACGAACGTATCCACGCCCGTAGAGCCGATATAGTAGTTGCGCCGCCCCGATCTGGAGTATTGGCTACAACCTACGGGACCGTGGCTGATATGAACCATATCCTTCACCGGACCCCACACGACGCCCTTCGATCCCGCGTAAGCGCAACCGCGCTGGCTCATTACGCCCGGAACCGTTTTCTTGTTCGATTGAACGCCGCCGCACGTTTTTTGACTCTCGTCCGCGGGCAAACCTACGCCCAAATGTTTGGCGCGATCTTTCTGCGCTTTTTCGGGATACTTTTTTAGTATATCCTCTAAGGCGCTTTTTTGAATACTCTCTAGGCTCTCTGGACCCATCTGTCTTACCTTCCTTTTGAGACTATGCAATCGGTTTTGTCGATTGATCGTTAGTTAAAAACCACCTCTACGTTGATCGGCTCCATGTCTTGAAACTTCTTTGCGATCTCAAAACATTCCGCGTCCTTGTCAAGCTCCAAACTAAGCTCGGCGATCTGGTATTTGTTGGTGAAATACATATACTTCAAACCGTCCTCTTTGGCGGTCTCCTGATTAAGGTAGAAGTGCGTCAACGCCTTAGCGAGAAAAGTGTCGTTTTTCGTAAGCGTCTTGTAAAGCTCCGTTTTGGTCGATTTGGTCGAGCCTTGATGGAGCTTGATCTCCTTAACCTTGCTCATATCGACGGCTTTATCGACCAGCGCCGCCACCTCGCTCGATGGAATAATGTTGCCGCGATCGGCGGGAAAATGCATGCCAAGAATAAACATGTTCGCTCCTTTCTAATTTTCGGCTTTTTTGCCGATGTTCTCTTCGTCGAATTGTTCGGCTATGCCAAACTCCATCAACAAATTCTCGAGATCGTCCATCGGAAGCGGCGTTGGTATCACCTTCAGATCGTTGGCGATGATCTTGCGCGCAAGCTCTTTGTATTCGAGAGCCTGATCGGCGCTTTCGGCGTATTCGACTACGGTCATTCTGCGAAGCTCCGCGTGCTGAACGATGTTGTTGCGCGGCACGAAGTGAATCATCTGCGTGCCGAGCCTCATAGCCAGCGCTTTAGCCAGATCGTATTCGCGATCGGTCATGCGAGCGTTACAGATCAGTCCCGCTAGGCGCACGCCGCCGCTGTTGGCGTATTTCAAAATACCTCTTGAAATGTTGTTCGCCGCGAACATAGCCATCATTTCGCCCGACATAACGATGTATATCTCCTGTGCTTTGCCTTCGCGGATCGGCATGGCAAATCCGCCGCACACAACGTCGCCAAGCACGTCGTAGGAGACGAAATCCAGTTCGTCGTCATACGCGCCGTTCTCTTCGAGAAAGTTAATAGCCGTAATCACGCCGCGTCCCGCGCAGCCTACGCCCGGCTCCGGACCGCCCGATTCCGTGCAACGGATATAGCCGCCTTCGGTCGTCGTACCAAATATGCCCGCGCCGTCTTTGCACACTTCGTCAAGCTCTAAATCCTCGACCGTGCCTTTTTCCGCCGCCATCTGCATAATGGTCTGCTGCGCTTTCTCATGTAGGATTAAGCGGGTCGAATCGGCTTTTGGGTCGCATCCGACGATCAGAATTTTCTGTCCGTAGAAGTGCGCCATAGCCGCGAGGGTGTTTTGGGAAGTGGTCGATTTGCCAATCCCGCCTTTGCCGTAAAAGGCTATCTGCCGTAATTCGCTCATCTAAGCTCCTTGTCTTAATTTATGGATCAGCCGCGTCGCTTTTCCAGACAGATATTTTGCCCCGCTAATGGACATATGGGCGCCTTTTTTTTAATCATTACTCTATATTTTTACAAAATTCGCGTATTTTCTCGCGCCGCTACCTTTAGGTTTTAGATCAACTTGCGCCGATAGGCGCATTTTGTGCGATCGCTAACGGGCTATCGGGCGGAGATGGGGGGGGTCGCGCCGTTTTTAGCCGCAAATTACTAGATTGCGGCGGTTTTGCGATCTCTTGGCGCCAATAGATTCGGGCGGTTTTATTTTATACGTTTATATTAATGTTTATCATTAGCGATCGCTCTCGCCGTAAGATGAAAATCACAATATATGAACGCGGCGCGCGCGTTAAAGCTATCGATCTATCGCTTATCAACGTCCGTTTTCGCAAAAGCGTTAAGCTAAAACGATTATTAACGGCGGGTTATACGCGCAATTTTATAGAAACTTTTTTAAGCGCGTAATGTGCCCAAGAGAATAAACTATTTACTTCGCGATCGCGGCGTTTGCGATAGCGAGCCAAAGCGCCAAAAAGCTTCTCGCAAACTTAACGCTCTAGGCTTGGAACTTGCTTAGCTCAATTCTTAGCAACTCGCTTTGGCGACTAAGATGCGAAGCCAGATCGGCGATCTCTTTGATACTAACGGAGCTTTCGTTGGTGCGCGAACTAATCTCGTCTACGCTCGCTAAAACTCCTCGCGTCGCTTGCACAATCTCGCGAGAGTCCTCCGCCGCTTTCGCGAGACGCTCTTTTGTTCGCGAAATCTCCTCCGCGCCGCTTTCAACCACGGAGCTTGCCGCCATAGCGCTTTCTAACAACAATCTAAATTCGTCCGCGTTCTGCTCCATAGAACTTGCCGCGTCGCCAATAGACTGGGTGATCGCAGTGATTGTCGCGCTGGTTTCAGACAGGCTCTTTTGCGTTCGTTCGGCAAGTTTTCGCACTTCGTCCGCCACCACCGCGAAACCGCGTCCGGCGTCGCCCGCCCGCGCAGCTTCGATCGCGGCGTTCAGCGCGAGCATATTGGTTTGATCGGCAATATCGCCTATTACTCCTAAGACCTTCTTAACCGAATCCGCCTCGTTAGCAAGCTGATTCAAACGTTCGCTTAATTGCGTTTGCGCCTCGCTTTCCCTTTGAACTAAACCGGCGACCTTTCCGATCTCTTCGCGCGAACTGTATAGCTTCTCGGCGGCGACGTTCATACTTTCTTTCACATCCTCGATCTCGTCGCGCATCTGTTGAAGTAACTTATTGGTTTCGCTCCCGTTTGCGACAATTCTGACCATTTCGTCCAGATTGGCTTTCGCCTGTTTATGAATTAACGCTCCGCTTGCGTCTAATTGCGAGGAGATCGAAGCGTTTTCGTCCGCGCTATCGATCGCTTTTGTTATCG
The genomic region above belongs to Helicobacteraceae bacterium and contains:
- the nifH gene encoding nitrogenase iron protein, giving the protein MSELRQIAFYGKGGIGKSTTSQNTLAAMAHFYGQKILIVGCDPKADSTRLILHEKAQQTIMQMAAEKGTVEDLELDEVCKDGAGIFGTTTEGGYIRCTESGGPEPGVGCAGRGVITAINFLEENGAYDDELDFVSYDVLGDVVCGGFAMPIREGKAQEIYIVMSGEMMAMFAANNISRGILKYANSGGVRLAGLICNARMTDREYDLAKALAMRLGTQMIHFVPRNNIVQHAELRRMTVVEYAESADQALEYKELARKIIANDLKVIPTPLPMDDLENLLMEFGIAEQFDEENIGKKAEN
- a CDS encoding methyl-accepting chemotaxis protein, producing the protein MSFWSSIRGRLLITVLLLNAITAVSYGVYIYTGHRSDVNEGVNSRLFAAAYAAAGFASEDTYDKAINGVMDQELFKALNERAYKFCASTNIEFIYTLVESEKGFHFVVDTPEESEMEQGALEKEPLYLYEDASPKLAEALRTNEIQFDEYVDEWGSHRSIFVPIETDNGVRFVAGADMPLESINRTLAAALYSALIIGAAGFALSAIVGWIAIAKFLNPISLARSAVKTIARDLDFVARLNENPDEIGALCADLNLLLGEVQKAITKAIDSADENASISSQLDASGALIHKQAKANLDEMVRIVANGSETNKLLQQMRDEIEDVKESMNVAAEKLYSSREEIGKVAGLVQRESEAQTQLSERLNQLANEADSVKKVLGVIGDIADQTNMLALNAAIEAARAGDAGRGFAVVADEVRKLAERTQKSLSETSATITAITQSIGDAASSMEQNADEFRLLLESAMAASSVVESGAEEISRTKERLAKAAEDSREIVQATRGVLASVDEISSRTNESSVSIKEIADLASHLSRQSELLRIELSKFQA